A portion of the Barnesiella propionica genome contains these proteins:
- a CDS encoding efflux RND transporter periplasmic adaptor subunit, whose product MMVKVKRPNVKLDRKKIISAVIILLLFSVILFIWLRPEVKPEEYPTVEVTPVGRADVEVYGEYVGRVRAQQFVEVRARVEGYLEKMLFEEGTSVQKNQVLFVINQEQYKAKLNKAMAQLKKDEALALKAERDLNRIKPLYEQNAASQLDLDNAIATYESATASVSMSEADVTQAEMELGYTTVRSPLSGRISERHVDLGTLVGPGGKSLLATIVKSDTVLVDFSMTALDYLRSKERNVNLGQRDTSRTWDPYVTITLADNSVYPQRGLVDFAEPQVDPQTGTFSVRAEMPNPGQILLPGQFTKVRLLLDVREDAIAVPSKAIVIEKGGAYIFVVRKDNTVEKRFIELGPEIENKFVVERGLAVGENIVVEGFHKLAPGMKVKVTVPVKPSGESKTE is encoded by the coding sequence ATCATGGTAAAAGTAAAACGCCCAAATGTAAAGCTAGACAGAAAGAAAATAATCTCTGCGGTAATTATCCTACTGTTATTTTCAGTGATTTTGTTTATTTGGCTGAGGCCCGAAGTGAAGCCGGAGGAGTATCCTACCGTAGAAGTTACACCTGTGGGCCGGGCCGATGTGGAGGTGTATGGAGAATATGTGGGACGTGTAAGAGCTCAGCAGTTCGTTGAGGTGCGTGCCCGTGTCGAAGGCTATTTAGAGAAAATGTTGTTTGAAGAGGGTACATCCGTCCAGAAAAACCAGGTTTTATTTGTCATTAACCAGGAACAATACAAAGCCAAGCTGAATAAGGCTATGGCCCAGTTGAAAAAAGATGAAGCTTTGGCGTTAAAGGCAGAGCGGGACCTGAATCGTATCAAACCGCTTTATGAGCAAAATGCCGCCAGCCAGCTCGATCTGGATAATGCTATCGCTACATATGAAAGCGCTACAGCTTCTGTTTCGATGAGTGAAGCCGATGTGACACAAGCTGAAATGGAACTTGGATATACGACTGTACGTTCCCCGCTTTCAGGGCGCATCAGCGAACGTCATGTTGATTTGGGTACTTTGGTGGGCCCCGGGGGAAAGTCATTATTGGCTACGATTGTGAAAAGTGACACGGTATTGGTCGATTTCAGTATGACGGCATTGGATTATTTGAGGAGTAAAGAGAGGAATGTAAATCTGGGGCAACGTGATACGAGCCGTACCTGGGATCCTTATGTTACTATTACTTTGGCCGATAATTCGGTCTATCCTCAGAGAGGTCTTGTTGATTTTGCCGAACCCCAGGTAGATCCCCAGACCGGAACATTTTCAGTGCGTGCGGAAATGCCGAATCCCGGCCAGATTTTGCTTCCGGGGCAGTTCACTAAAGTTCGTTTACTCCTCGATGTAAGGGAAGATGCCATAGCTGTTCCGTCCAAAGCTATTGTTATAGAAAAAGGCGGAGCTTATATTTTCGTGGTACGTAAAGATAATACGGTAGAGAAACGTTTTATTGAATTGGGACCCGAAATTGAAAATAAGTTTGTAGTGGAAAGAGGCTTGGCTGTTGGTGAAAATATTGTAGTAGAGGGTTTTCATAAGCTGGCTCCCGGGATGAAAGTGAAAGTGACCGTACCTGTGAAACCTTCAGGGGAATCTAAAACAGAGTAG
- a CDS encoding AI-2E family transporter, with protein sequence MKEQFWKYSLIAMILGLGVILFIEFIPFFSGILGALTIYILLRKQMIYFTDKKKMRRSLMATLLIGETILCFLIPLSLVVWLVINTIQNVNLDPNLIIKEVEHLADLISQRTGYNLLQKENLRSVVSTIPYIGQSLMGNITSFTINLFVLVFVLYFMLIGGRKMETYIYEILPFNEENKKSVLEEINVIVTSNAIGIPFLAIIQGIVAMIGYYFTGVPNPVFFGVLTCFATIIPIFGTALIWFPLVIYLMIVHHWVNAMILAAFALIVITNVDNLARFILQKKIADIHPLITIFGVVIGLSLFGFMGVIFGPLLISIFLLCLNIFKKEYLDDKVPIIIEPDSTEKPHSGN encoded by the coding sequence ATGAAAGAACAATTCTGGAAATATTCGCTAATCGCTATGATATTAGGATTAGGCGTTATTCTATTCATCGAATTTATTCCTTTTTTCAGCGGCATATTAGGAGCATTGACCATATATATATTATTACGTAAACAAATGATATATTTTACGGATAAAAAGAAAATGCGCCGCAGCCTTATGGCGACATTACTTATCGGCGAGACCATTTTATGTTTCCTTATACCTCTTTCTCTAGTAGTATGGCTGGTAATCAATACCATACAGAATGTAAACCTCGATCCCAATTTGATAATAAAAGAAGTCGAACACTTAGCAGACCTGATATCGCAACGTACAGGATACAATCTCCTGCAAAAAGAGAATCTCAGATCGGTAGTATCTACCATTCCCTACATAGGGCAGTCTCTTATGGGAAACATCACCAGCTTCACCATCAATCTCTTCGTTTTGGTTTTCGTTCTCTATTTTATGCTTATCGGCGGCCGTAAAATGGAAACTTATATTTATGAAATATTGCCGTTTAACGAAGAAAATAAAAAAAGCGTTCTGGAAGAAATTAACGTTATCGTTACCTCGAATGCCATTGGAATACCTTTTCTCGCTATCATTCAAGGAATCGTAGCCATGATAGGATATTATTTCACAGGTGTCCCCAATCCCGTTTTCTTCGGCGTACTCACCTGTTTTGCCACCATAATACCTATATTCGGGACTGCTTTGATATGGTTTCCTCTCGTTATATACCTTATGATCGTTCATCACTGGGTAAACGCCATGATACTGGCCGCTTTTGCACTGATAGTCATAACGAACGTAGATAATCTGGCCCGCTTCATATTACAGAAGAAAATTGCCGACATACACCCATTGATAACCATTTTCGGCGTCGTAATAGGCTTATCGCTTTTCGGTTTTATGGGTGTCATTTTCGGACCTTTATTAATATCCATATTCCTGCTCTGTCTCAACATATTCAAGAAAGAATATCTTGATGACAAAGTACCGATAATTATAGAACCTGACTCTACTGAAAAACCGCACTCCGGGAACTAA
- a CDS encoding response regulator transcription factor, with product MKILIIEDDPALRELISCSLEKERYVTETAENYRTALRKIEDYDYDCILLDIMLPDGNGLTLLQELKEMGKKENVIIISAKDSCEDKVTGLDLGADDYLAKPFHLAELHARIKSVIRRKQLNGEIKIEYGNICIFPEKFKVLIDRKEVELNRKEYDILLYFINRPERLINKNTLAESVWGDHIDQVDNFDFIYAQIKNLRKKMKDAGAVPEIKAVYGFGYKFVLE from the coding sequence ATGAAAATACTGATTATAGAAGATGATCCGGCACTAAGAGAGCTTATCTCCTGCTCTCTGGAAAAAGAACGTTACGTAACAGAAACAGCAGAAAACTATAGGACTGCTTTGCGCAAAATCGAGGATTACGACTATGACTGCATACTCCTGGACATTATGCTGCCTGACGGAAACGGACTTACCCTGTTACAGGAATTGAAAGAAATGGGAAAAAAAGAGAATGTAATCATTATATCGGCAAAAGATTCTTGTGAAGATAAAGTGACAGGACTTGACCTGGGTGCAGATGATTATCTGGCAAAACCTTTTCATCTGGCAGAACTGCATGCACGCATCAAAAGTGTTATCAGGCGGAAACAACTCAACGGAGAAATAAAAATCGAATACGGAAACATCTGCATTTTCCCCGAAAAGTTCAAAGTATTGATCGACCGGAAAGAAGTGGAACTTAACCGGAAAGAATATGATATCCTTTTATATTTTATTAATCGTCCGGAGCGGCTTATAAATAAGAATACTTTGGCCGAATCGGTCTGGGGAGACCATATTGACCAGGTAGATAATTTCGACTTCATATATGCCCAGATTAAAAATCTCCGAAAAAAAATGAAAGATGCCGGGGCCGTACCCGAAATCAAAGCGGTTTATGGCTTTGGCTATAAATTTGTTCTGGAATAA
- a CDS encoding glycosyltransferase family 2 protein, with translation MPHYTLSIIIPAYNEDKTIRQILDKICQVKLMDGVKKELIVVDDYSTDSTKATVDSFIYEHTSENILYKKHTKNRGKGAAIRTGLSFATGDYIIIQDADLEYDPADYNILLKELIHNQAKVVYGSRFLIKENKHSYKRFYYGGLLVSAITNILYAQNLTDEPTCYKAFEATFLKAIPLKCTRFEFCPEVTAKTAKKGIKIKEVPIHYYPRSIDDGKKIRWTDGLEAIWTLIKYRFIN, from the coding sequence ATGCCTCATTATACGCTATCCATAATCATACCTGCTTATAACGAAGATAAAACGATCCGGCAGATACTCGACAAAATATGCCAGGTAAAACTAATGGACGGGGTAAAAAAGGAATTGATCGTCGTCGACGACTACTCGACAGATTCGACAAAAGCCACGGTAGATAGCTTTATCTATGAACATACATCCGAAAATATACTCTATAAAAAACACACAAAGAACCGGGGAAAAGGAGCCGCCATACGTACCGGGCTCTCTTTTGCCACGGGAGATTACATCATTATACAAGATGCCGATCTGGAATATGATCCTGCTGATTATAATATTTTATTGAAAGAGCTCATTCACAACCAGGCCAAAGTCGTTTACGGCTCACGTTTTCTTATTAAAGAAAATAAACATTCCTATAAAAGATTCTATTATGGAGGCCTGTTGGTCTCTGCTATTACCAATATCCTGTATGCCCAGAACCTGACAGATGAACCGACTTGTTATAAAGCTTTCGAAGCTACATTTTTAAAAGCGATTCCGTTGAAATGCACAAGATTCGAGTTCTGTCCGGAGGTCACGGCGAAAACAGCCAAAAAAGGCATTAAAATAAAAGAAGTTCCTATACACTATTATCCGCGCTCCATCGATGACGGAAAGAAAATACGATGGACAGATGGTCTGGAAGCTATATGGACCCTTATAAAATATCGTTTTATCAATTAA
- a CDS encoding efflux RND transporter permease subunit, whose protein sequence is MNVNFFIDRPVFSAVISIVIVIIGMIGLAFLPIDQYPQITPPVVKISASYPGASAQTVSQAVATPIEQELNGTPGMLYMESSSTNSGGFSATVTFDIETDPDLAAVEIQNRIKLAESRLPAEVIQNGLSVEKQAASQLLTITLTSSDPKFDEIYLSNFATINVLDMLRRIPGVGRVSNIGSRYYAMQIWVQPDRLASFGLTVQDLQNALKDQNRESAAGVLGQQPVTGLDVTIPITTRGRLSSVTEFEEIVIRANPDGSLIRLRDVARISLEASSYSTESGINGENAAVLSINMLPGANAMEVANRVKEAMKEISEDFPEGLGYEIPFDMTTYISQSIHEVYKTLFEALFLVILVVFFSLQSWRATVIPIVAVPISLIGTFGFMLIFGFSLNMLTLLGLILAIGIVVDDAIVVVENVERIMTEEKLNPYEATKKAMKGLSSALIATSLVLCAVFVPVSFLSGIVGQLYRQFTVTIVVSVLISTIVALTLSPVMCSLILKPSSGKKKNIVFRYINYWLTKGNRKYTRFILSAMNHRKRVMAGFGLTLIFIFILNARIPTSFMPQEDQGYFKVELELPEGATLERTRAVTDRAIKFLKENPYVQYVQNVTGSSPRVGSNQARSELTVILKPWKEREDVTLDEIMEAVREELSQYPESKVFLSTPPVIPGLGTSGGFEMELEARGNATLTDLERATDTLLYYASKRKELSGVSSSLQSEIPQLYFDVDRDKVKMQGVPLSDVFSTMKAYTGSVYVNDFNMFNRIYKVYIQAEAPYRVHKDNINLFFVKGSKGAMIPLTSLGTATYTTGPGNIKRFNMFNTSIIRGVASQGYSTGQAMEILEQIADEHLPSNIGVEWSGLSYQEKQADGKTAVVMALVFLFVFLFLAAQYESWTVPIAVLLSLPIAVLGCYLGVWICGQENNVYFQIGMVMLVGLAAKNAILIVEFAKVQVDKGDNIVRSAIHAAQLRFRPILMTSLAFILGMLPLVLASGPGSASRQAIGTGVFFGMLFSITIGIVLVPFFFVAIYKVKAKIKTKLS, encoded by the coding sequence ATGAATGTGAATTTTTTTATTGACCGTCCGGTTTTTTCGGCTGTCATATCAATAGTTATCGTTATAATAGGAATGATAGGACTTGCGTTTTTACCTATCGATCAATATCCGCAAATTACACCGCCTGTGGTAAAGATCAGTGCCTCATATCCGGGTGCCAGTGCCCAAACAGTTTCCCAGGCTGTAGCTACTCCTATAGAACAGGAACTGAACGGAACTCCGGGGATGCTTTATATGGAGTCCAGCAGTACTAATTCGGGTGGTTTCTCCGCAACGGTAACGTTCGATATCGAAACTGATCCGGACCTGGCTGCCGTTGAGATCCAGAATCGTATAAAACTTGCTGAATCCCGTCTTCCTGCCGAGGTTATACAAAATGGTCTGTCGGTGGAAAAACAAGCGGCCAGCCAATTGCTGACGATTACTCTTACTTCTTCTGACCCGAAGTTCGACGAGATATATTTGAGTAATTTTGCTACCATCAATGTCCTGGATATGTTGAGACGTATTCCCGGGGTGGGGCGTGTATCCAATATAGGTAGCCGTTACTATGCCATGCAAATATGGGTTCAACCCGACCGTCTCGCCAGTTTCGGACTTACGGTACAAGATTTGCAGAATGCACTTAAAGATCAGAACCGGGAATCGGCGGCGGGTGTATTGGGACAACAACCGGTAACGGGGCTGGATGTTACTATTCCCATCACTACCCGAGGGCGTTTATCTTCTGTTACGGAGTTCGAAGAGATTGTGATACGTGCCAATCCCGATGGTTCGCTTATACGTCTGAGAGATGTAGCCCGTATATCTCTGGAAGCTTCTTCTTATAGTACGGAAAGCGGTATTAACGGAGAGAATGCTGCTGTATTGAGTATCAATATGTTGCCGGGTGCTAATGCGATGGAGGTGGCTAATCGCGTTAAAGAAGCCATGAAAGAAATAAGCGAAGACTTTCCCGAAGGTCTCGGCTATGAGATTCCGTTCGATATGACTACTTATATATCACAGTCTATACACGAAGTATATAAGACGTTGTTCGAAGCATTATTCCTCGTTATACTGGTTGTGTTTTTTTCACTGCAAAGTTGGCGAGCGACAGTGATACCTATTGTTGCAGTACCTATTTCATTGATCGGGACGTTCGGATTCATGCTTATTTTCGGATTTTCATTGAATATGCTTACTCTCTTAGGCCTTATTCTTGCTATCGGTATCGTTGTAGATGATGCGATTGTCGTTGTGGAGAATGTGGAACGTATCATGACGGAAGAAAAGCTGAATCCATACGAGGCAACCAAAAAGGCCATGAAAGGATTAAGCAGCGCGCTTATTGCGACATCTTTGGTTTTGTGTGCCGTATTCGTTCCTGTGAGTTTCCTGAGCGGTATCGTGGGACAGCTCTACCGGCAGTTTACTGTAACGATTGTCGTTTCGGTACTTATATCTACTATTGTAGCCCTTACATTAAGTCCTGTTATGTGCTCTCTGATTCTTAAGCCGTCCAGTGGGAAGAAAAAGAACATAGTATTCCGTTATATTAATTATTGGTTGACAAAAGGCAATCGTAAATATACCCGGTTTATATTAAGTGCCATGAATCACCGCAAAAGAGTTATGGCTGGTTTCGGGCTGACACTTATATTTATCTTTATTCTGAATGCCCGTATTCCGACAAGTTTTATGCCGCAGGAAGATCAGGGATATTTTAAGGTCGAATTGGAGTTACCGGAAGGGGCTACGTTGGAGCGAACCCGGGCGGTGACAGATAGGGCTATAAAATTTTTAAAGGAGAATCCTTATGTACAATATGTACAAAATGTGACCGGAAGCAGTCCGCGTGTGGGAAGTAATCAGGCAAGAAGCGAACTGACCGTTATTCTGAAACCCTGGAAGGAACGGGAAGATGTGACTTTGGATGAAATTATGGAAGCAGTCCGTGAAGAATTAAGTCAGTATCCAGAAAGCAAAGTATTTTTGAGTACACCTCCTGTTATTCCGGGGCTGGGCACTTCCGGTGGTTTTGAAATGGAGCTGGAAGCACGTGGTAACGCTACGCTTACCGATCTGGAACGGGCTACCGATACACTTCTTTATTATGCTTCGAAACGGAAAGAGCTTTCGGGCGTATCTTCTTCTCTGCAGTCGGAGATCCCGCAGTTGTATTTCGATGTGGACCGGGATAAGGTTAAAATGCAGGGGGTGCCGTTGTCCGATGTCTTTTCTACGATGAAAGCCTATACGGGATCGGTATATGTTAACGATTTCAATATGTTCAACCGCATTTATAAAGTATATATTCAGGCCGAAGCTCCTTACCGTGTGCATAAGGATAATATCAATTTGTTCTTTGTAAAGGGCAGTAAAGGAGCTATGATTCCTCTGACTTCGCTGGGGACGGCCACTTATACGACCGGTCCCGGTAATATAAAACGGTTCAATATGTTCAATACCTCTATTATAAGAGGGGTGGCTTCTCAGGGATACAGTACCGGACAGGCCATGGAAATACTGGAACAGATAGCTGACGAACATTTGCCATCCAATATAGGAGTGGAATGGAGCGGTCTTTCTTACCAGGAGAAACAAGCCGACGGTAAAACGGCTGTAGTAATGGCATTGGTATTTCTTTTTGTCTTTTTGTTCCTGGCAGCGCAATATGAAAGCTGGACCGTCCCTATCGCCGTATTATTATCGCTTCCTATTGCCGTACTGGGTTGCTATTTGGGAGTATGGATATGCGGACAGGAGAATAATGTATATTTTCAGATAGGAATGGTGATGCTTGTGGGACTGGCTGCCAAGAATGCTATTCTTATCGTAGAATTTGCCAAAGTACAGGTAGACAAAGGTGATAATATTGTCCGTTCGGCTATACATGCGGCTCAGTTACGTTTCCGGCCTATTTTGATGACATCCCTTGCATTTATTTTGGGAATGTTACCACTGGTACTTGCCAGCGGTCCCGGTTCGGCCAGCCGTCAGGCGATAGGTACCGGAGTCTTTTTCGGAATGCTATTTTCCATTACTATAGGTATTGTGCTGGTTCCTTTCTTCTTTGTTGCTATTTATAAAGTGAAGGCGAAAATTAAAACGAAGTTATCATGA
- a CDS encoding efflux transporter outer membrane subunit yields the protein MKSDVKFFVLPLAVLLLLFSSCKIGRKYVRPDLHLPETIVPGEQDSAVYADLKWWEVYTDTVLQSLINKTLAYNKDMLIATSRIKEMAILKRIDLANLLPSVGGKISAEREFENDGGNNKDITNTFEGKLLFSWELDLWGNLRWGREKGIAEYLQSVEAQRALQMTLVATVAEAYFELIALDNELSIVRRTLATREEGVRQAKLRFEGGLTSETSYQQAQVELARTATLVPELERQIVNKENDIAFLAGEYPNAVKRGIMKQEITLPEYLPVGLPSDLLKRRPDMREAEQKLIAANAQVGIAFTDMFPRIALTGQYGLESSVLSDFLKSPYGLLGANLLTPIFNSGKNIAKYKAQKAVYEQACYGYEKSVLNAFKEVNNAIVNFNKMKEAYESKRKLEQASKSYVELAQLQYFNGIINYLDVLDAQRGYFDAQIGLSNAIRDEQIAIVRLYKALGGGWDTNVY from the coding sequence ATGAAATCCGATGTGAAATTTTTTGTTCTGCCTCTGGCGGTTTTGTTGCTGCTGTTTTCTTCCTGTAAAATAGGGAGGAAATATGTGAGACCGGATCTTCATTTGCCGGAAACCATCGTTCCGGGTGAGCAGGACTCTGCCGTGTATGCCGATTTGAAATGGTGGGAAGTATATACCGATACGGTTCTTCAGTCTCTGATTAATAAAACATTGGCTTATAATAAAGATATGCTCATTGCTACTTCCCGTATTAAAGAAATGGCGATATTAAAACGTATCGATCTGGCGAACCTGCTTCCTTCCGTGGGCGGTAAAATCTCTGCAGAACGGGAATTTGAGAATGACGGTGGGAATAATAAGGATATAACCAATACATTCGAAGGAAAATTATTATTTTCCTGGGAACTGGATCTGTGGGGTAATCTTCGTTGGGGACGTGAAAAGGGGATCGCAGAGTATTTGCAATCGGTTGAAGCGCAGCGTGCCTTGCAGATGACGTTGGTAGCTACGGTTGCCGAGGCTTATTTCGAGCTTATTGCACTGGATAACGAATTATCTATCGTGCGTCGTACATTGGCTACCCGGGAAGAGGGAGTCCGGCAGGCAAAACTGCGTTTTGAAGGTGGACTTACCTCCGAGACATCTTATCAGCAGGCACAAGTGGAGCTTGCCCGTACTGCAACTCTTGTTCCTGAACTTGAAAGACAGATTGTCAATAAAGAGAACGATATCGCTTTTCTGGCGGGTGAATATCCTAATGCAGTGAAGCGAGGCATAATGAAACAAGAGATAACATTACCAGAATATTTACCGGTGGGATTGCCATCAGATTTGTTGAAACGTCGTCCGGATATGCGTGAGGCGGAACAAAAACTTATAGCGGCTAATGCCCAGGTGGGAATAGCATTTACCGATATGTTTCCCCGGATTGCGCTGACCGGACAATATGGTCTGGAGAGTTCTGTTTTATCCGATTTTTTGAAATCGCCTTATGGGTTACTCGGTGCTAATTTGCTGACCCCTATTTTCAATTCGGGCAAAAATATTGCTAAATATAAAGCACAGAAAGCAGTTTACGAGCAGGCTTGTTATGGATATGAGAAAAGCGTTCTGAATGCGTTTAAAGAAGTAAACAATGCAATCGTGAATTTTAATAAAATGAAAGAGGCATACGAATCCAAACGGAAATTGGAGCAAGCTTCGAAGAGTTATGTGGAACTGGCCCAATTACAGTATTTCAACGGCATTATTAATTATCTGGATGTACTGGACGCCCAAAGGGGATATTTCGATGCACAGATAGGCTTAAGCAATGCTATCCGGGACGAACAGATCGCTATTGTGCGTTTGTACAAGGCTCTCGGTGGCGGTTGGGATACTAATGTATATTGA